From one Triticum urartu cultivar G1812 chromosome 3, Tu2.1, whole genome shotgun sequence genomic stretch:
- the LOC125548618 gene encoding receptor-like protein 51 produces the protein MAATLAASRLLLLLISVAATASFALGLAGRAQLDPQQLLALRALGLGARRAGDPCDAGGAVAASCDAGAPFRRVTSLALTNCSDTTSVSAAALEALAPSLRALAFSDCPAAPPRLLPPEQLAAGLLSFSCTASLGRLSAVWLSRLANLTELTVANTPLATGSPSELAVVISHMDHLNRLTISNANLSGFLPHHWHCPNLTHLDLSGNRISGAIPDTITHLGGITHLNLSSNALKGQIPAHIGDLIWLTTVDLSNNSLSGGIPETVSTLPELEVLNLGSNRLNGSIPPFLSEMRGLKELNLENNDFDGVVPFSARFLSRLQVFRAAGNGKLCYNRSELSAEVAVGVAPCDKYGFPVTAPPATAQSEKSTAGYDDGGSDGDADGGDDARGGPSAVVLGLAIGLSCLAFVIILVVCLCKVCR, from the coding sequence ATGGCCGCCACCCTCGCCGCCTCTCGCCTCCTCCTACTGCTCATCAGCGTCGCGGCCACCGCCTCCTTCGCGCTCGGGCTCGCCGGCCGCGCGCAGCTGGACCCGCAGCAGCTGCTGGCGCTGCGCGCGCTCGGCCTCGGCGCGCGCCGCGCCGGCGACCCCTGCGACGCGGGCGGCGCCGTGGCCGCGTCCTGCGACGCGGGGGCGCCGTTCCGGCGCGTGACGTCGCTCGCCCTCACCAACTGCTCCGACACCACCTCCGTCTCCGCCGCGGCGCTCGAGGCGCTCGCGCCGTCGCTCCGCGCGCTCGCCTTCTCGGActgccccgccgcgccgccgcggctCCTCCCGCCGGAGCAGCTCGCCGCGGGTCTCCTATCCTTCTCCTGCACCGCGTCTCTCGGCCGCCTCTCCGCGGTCTGGCTCTCCCGCCTCGCCAACCTCACCGAGCTCACCGTCGCGAACACCCCTCTCGCCACCGGCTCCCCGTCCGAGCTGGCCGTGGTCATCTCGCACATGGACCACCTCAACCGCCTCACCATTTCCAATGCCAACCTATCCGGCTTCCTCCCGCACCACTGGCACTGCCCCAACCTGACGCACCTCGACCTCTCCGGCAACCGCATCTCCGGCGCCATCCCCGACACCATCACCCACCTTGGCGGCATCACCCACCTCAACCTCAGCTCCAACGCTCTCAAAGGGCAGATCCCCGCACACATCGGTGACCTCATTTGGCTCACCACCGTGGACCTGTCCAACAACTCCCTCTCCGGCGGCATCCCGGAGACCGTCTCGACGCTGCCCGAGCTGGAGGTGCTCAACCTGGGCTCCAACCGGCTCAACGGGAGCATACCGCCGTTCTTGTCCGAGATGAGGGGCCTCAAGGAGCTCAACCTGGAGAACAACGACTTCGACGGCGTGGTGCCGTTCAGCGCCAGGTTCTTGTCGAGGCTACAGGTGTTCAGGGCGGCCGGGAACGGCAAGCTGTGCTACAACAGGTCGGAGCTCTCCGCCGAGGTGGCCGTGGGGGTGGCGCCGTGCGACAAGTACGGGTTCCCGGTCACGGCTCCCCCGGCAACGGCGCAGTCCGAGAAGAGCACGGCGGGCTACGACGACGGCGGCAGTGACGGTGACGCGGACGGCGGCGACGACGCTCGTGGCGGCCCCAGCGCGGTGGTTCTCGGGCTCGCCATTGGCCTGTCCTGCTTGGCGTTCGTGATCATCCTGGTCGTCTGCCTCTGCAAAGTGTGCAGATAA
- the LOC125544768 gene encoding cellulose synthase A catalytic subunit 4 [UDP-forming] produces the protein MEPGTHPPCAACGDDAHAACRACSYALCKACLDEDVAEGRAACARCGGEYAVSDPANGKGSAAEEEEAAVEDQLVAEGLRGRATMANQLSDRQDVVSHARTLSSMSGVGSELNDESGKPIWKNRVDSWKEKKNEKKASAKKAAAKAQVPPVEEQIMEEKDLTDAYEPLSRIIPISKNKLTPYRAVIIMRLVVLGLFFHYRITNPVDSAFGLWLTSVICEIWFGFSWILDQFPKWCPVNRETYVDRLIARYGDGEDSGLAPVDFFVSTVDPLKEPPLITANTVLSILAVDYPVEKISCYVSDDGAAMLTFESLAETAEFARRWVPFCKKFSIEPRTPEFYFSQKIDYLKDKIHPSFVKERRAMKRDYEEFKVRINALVAKAQKTPEEGWVMQDGTPWPGNNSRDHPGMIQVFLGETGARDYDGNELPRLVYVSREKRPGYQHHKKAGAMNALVRVSAVLTNAPYILNLDCDHYVNNSKAVREAMCFMMDPSVGRDVCYVQFPQRFDGIDRSDRYANRNVVFFDVNMKGLDGIQGPVYVGTGCCFYRQALYGYGPPSLPALPKSSACSFCCCCCPKKKVEKTEKEMHRDSRREDLESAIFNLREIDNYDEYERSMLISQMSFEKSFGQSSVFIESTLMENGGVPESVDPSTLIKEAIHVISCGYEEKTEWGKELGWIYGSVTEDILTGFKMHCRGWRSIYCMPIRPAFKGSAPINLSDRLHQVLRWALGSVEIFFSRHCPLWYGYGGGRLRWLQRLSYINTIVYPFTSVPLVAYCCLPAICLLTGKFIIPILSNAATIWFLGLFTSIILTSVLELRWSGIGIEDWWRNEQFWVIGGVSAHLFAVFQGILKMVIGLDTNFTVTSKAAEDGDFAELYVFKWTTVLIPPTTILVLNLVGVVAGFSDALNSGYESWGPLFGKVFFAMWVIMHLYPFLKGLMGRQNRTPTIVILWSVLLASVFSLLWVKIDPFITGAETVATGACSSIDC, from the exons ATGGAGCCGGGGACCCATCCTCCCTGCGCGGCCTGCGGGGACGACGCGCACGCCGCCTGCCGCGCCTGCAGCTACGCGCTCTGTAAGGCGTGCCTCGACGAGGACGTCGCCGAGGGCCGCGCCGCCTGCGCGCGCTGCGGCGGGGAGTACGCCGTCTCCGACCCAG CGAATGGCAAGGGGAGCgccgcggaggaggaggaggcggcggtggaggACCAGCTCGTCGCCGAGGGCCTGCGTGGGCGGGCCACAATGGCGAACCAACTCAGCGATCGCCAG GATGTAGTAAGTCATGCCAGGACCCTGAGCAGCATGTCTGGAGTTGGGAGTG AGTTGAATGACGAATCCGGGAAGCCCATCTGGAAGAACAGGGTTGACAGTTGGAAGGAGAAGAAGAATGAGAAGAAAGCCTCAGCGAAAAAGGCTGCGGCTAAAGCACAAGTTCCGCCTGTGGAAGAACAGATCATGGAAGAAAAGGA TTTGACAGATGCGTATGAGCCACTTTCCCGGATCATCCCTATATCGAAGAACAAGCTCACACCTTACAGGGCAGTCATCATTATGCGGCTAGTTGTTCTCGGGCTCTTCTTCCACTACCGTATCACCAACCCTGTCGACAGCGCCTTTGGTCTCTGGCTGACTTCAGTCATATGTGAGATCTGGTTCGGTTTCTCCTGGATCCTGGATCAATTTCCCAAGTGGTGTCCTGTCAACCGAGAGACTTACGTTGATAGGCTGATTGCACG ATATGGAGATGGAGAAGATTCTGGGTTAGCACCTGTGGATTTCTTTGTCAGTACAGTGGATCCATTGAAAGAGCCTCCGCTAATCACTGCGAACACTGTGCTGTCCATTCTTGCGGTGGACTATCCTGTTGAGAAAATTTCGTGCTACGTCTCTGACGATGGAGCTGCCATGCTCACGTTTGAATCACTTGCTGAAACTGCGGAATTTGCAAGGAGATGGGTTCCATTTTGCAAGAAGTTCTCCATTGAGCCACGAACTCCTGAGTTCTACTTCTCACAGAAGATTGACTACTTGAAGGACAAAATACACCCGTCTTTCGTCAAGGAGCGTAGGGCTATGAAG AGAGATTATGAAGAGTTCAAGGTGAGGATAAATGCTTTGGTTGCCAAGGCTCAGAAGACACCTGAGGAAGGCTGGGTCATGCAGGATGGGACACCATGGCCTGGGAACAACTCTCGTGACCACCCCGGCATGATTCAG GTTTTCCTTGGTGAGACCGGTGCTCGCGATTACGATGGAAATGAGCTTCCTCGGCTAGTATATGTTTCAAGAGAGAAAAGACCAGGGTACCAACACCACAAGAAGGCAGGGGCTATGAACGCTCTG GTCCGAGTGTCTGCTGTTCTGACAAATGCTCCCTACATTCTTAACCTTGACTGTGATCACTATGTTAACAACAGCAAAGCTGTGCGTGAAGCAATGTGCTTCATGATGGACCCTTCCGTTGGTAGAGATGTCTGCTATGTCCAGTTCCCACAGAGATTCGATGGGATTGATCGCAGTGATCGTTATGCCAATAGGAACGTCGTGTTCTTTGAT GTTAACATGAAAGGGCTTGATGGCATCCAAGGGCCGGTTTATGTGGGAACTGGTTGTTGTTTCTATAGGCAAGCACTCTACGGTTATGGGCCACCATCTCTGCCTGCCCTTCCAAAATCGTCGGCTTGTTCattctgctgctgctgctgtcctAAGAAAAAGGTTGAAAAAACTGAGAAGGAAATGCACAGAGACTCCAGACGAGAGGACCTTGAATCTGCCATTTTCAATCTACGGGAAATCGACA ACTACGACGAGTATGAGCGGTCCATGCTTATCTCCCAGATGAGCTTCGAGAAGTCGTTTGGGCAGTCTTCGGTATTCATTGAATCAACTCTTATGGAGAATGGGGGTGTTCCTGAGTCTGTAGACCCTTCTACACTGATTAAAGAAGCCATTCATGTCATTAGCTGTGGATATGAAGAGAAAACTGAATGGGGAAAAGAG CTTGGTTGGATCTATGGTTCAGTTACAGAGGATATTCTGACTGGGTTTAAGATGCATTGCCGTGGGTGGCGATCAATCTACTGCATGCCGATAAGACCCGCATTCAAGGGATCAGCCCCAATCAACCTTTCCGATCGTTTGCACCAGGTTCTTCGGTGGGCTCTCGGTTCTGTTGAGATCTTCTTCAGCCGGCATTGCCCGCTGTGGTACGGCTACGGTGGTGGCCGTCTGAGGTGGCTCCAGAGGCTGTCCTACATCAACACCATCGTCTACCCCTTCACCTCTGTCCCTCTCGTCGCATACTGCTGCCTGCCTGCCATTTGCTTGCTCACTGGCAAATTCATCATTCCAATC CTCTCCAATGCCGCAACAATATGGTTTCTTGGTCTCTTCACCTCCATCATCCTGACGAGTGTCCTGGAGCTGCGGTGGAGCGGCATTGGCATTGAGGACTGGTGGCGCAACGAGCAGTTCTGGGTCATCGGTGGCGTGTCTGCTCATCTCTTTGCCGTGTTCCAGGGTATCCTCAAGATGGTGATCGGGCTGGACACCAACTTCACGGTCACGAGCAAGGCCGCGGAGGACGGCGATTTCGCTGAGCTGTATGTGTTCAAGTGGACGACGGTGCTGATCCCGCCCACGACGATCCTGGTTCTCAACCTCGTCGGCGTGGTGGCCGGGTTCTCGGACGCGCTCAACAGCGGCTACGAGTCATGGGGGCCGCTCTTCGGCAAGGTGTTCTTCGCCATGTGGGTGATTATGCACTTGTACCCGTTCCTCAAGGGTCTCATGGGCCGCCAGAACCGGACTCCCACCATCGTCATACTCTGGTCCGTCCTGCTGGCCTCGGTCTTCTCCCTCCTCTGGGTCAAGATCGATCCCTTTATCACCGGTGCCGAGACCGTCGCCACCGGAGCCTGCAGCAGCATCGACTGCTGA